The Diospyros lotus cultivar Yz01 chromosome 15, ASM1463336v1, whole genome shotgun sequence genome has a window encoding:
- the LOC127792074 gene encoding protein HOMOLOG OF MAMMALIAN LYST-INTERACTING PROTEIN 5 isoform X2: MANDNEPAKLLLPYLQRADELQKHEPLVAYYCRLYAMERGLNIPQSDRTKTTNALLVSLMNQLEKDKKSLKLGPDDHLHLEGFALNVFAKADKQDRAGRADLNTAKTFYAASVFFEILNQFGELQPDKQKYAAWKAADIRKAVKEGRKPVPGPPGGDNDFSASSRTYSGEYEDLEPSRNDPPVKPAAAQEPDPSPHYYNEVNPKHAADIPPSPQFYNEVNPKHAADIPPSPQFYNEVNPKHAADIPPSPQFYNEVNPKHAADIPPSPSQNPSPPSYPTASYPSHDLHPPSSTNRSETSTYSQPYHHQTYPQEGPYPQESQKHFPQNYSSHEVSPYSYPNFQSYPSFTDASLPAAPSHYPSYYQGGDNTYSTASAPTTATYPAAAPPPPPPAATAAASHYNSSSRNGTVSEPVPTSVQRYQYDSNYQPTPEKIAEAHKAARFAVGALAFDDVSIAVDYLKKSLELLTNPSAGQ, translated from the exons ATGGCGAACGACAATGAACCAGCgaagcttcttcttccataCCTCCAGCGAGCCGATGAATTGCAGAAACACGAACCGCTAGTCGCCTATTACT GCCGATTGTACGCGATGGAGCGGGGCTTGAATATTCCTCAGAGCGACCGCACTAAAACCACCAATGCGCTCCTTGTTTCCCTCATGAATCAACTTGAAAAG GACAAGAAGTCACTGAAATTAGGTCCTGATGACCATTTGCACCTGGAGGGATTTGCCTTAAATGTCTTTGCTAAGGCAGACAAGCAAGATAGGGCTGGGCGAGCAGATTT GAATACAGCAAAGACATTTTATGCAGCAAGCGTCTTTTTTGAAATTCTTAATCAGTTTGGTGAACTTCAGCCTGAT AAGCAGAAGTATGCAGCATGGAAAGCAGCGGATATAAGAAAAGCTgtgaaagaaggaaggaaacctGTACCAGGTCCCCCTGGTGGTGATAACGATTTTTCAGCATCATCAAGGACATATAGTGGTGAATAT GAGGATCTTGAACCAAGTAGAAATGATCCACCTGTAAAACCTGCTGCTGCACAGGAGCCAGATCCATCACCTCATTACTATAATGAAGTAAACCCCAAGCATGCTGCAGATATTCCACCATCGCCTCAGTTTTATAACGAAGTTAACCCCAAGCATGCTGCAGATATTCCACCATCGCCTCAGTTCTATAACGAAGTTAACCCCAAGCATGCTGCAGATATCCCACCATCGCCTCAGTTCTATAACGAAGTTAACCCCAAGCATGCTGCAGATATCCCACCATCCCCTTCGCAAAATCCATCACCACCTTCTTATCCCACTGCAAGTTATCCTTCTCATGATTTGCATCCACCTTCTTCGACCAACCGATCAGAAACTTCTACTTACTCTCAGCCATATCATCATCAAACCTACCCTCAAGAAGGGCCCTATCCTCAAGAATCACAAAAACATTTTCCGCAAAATTATTCTTCTCATGAAGTTTCCCCCTATTCATATCCCAATTTTCAATCTTATCCTAGTTTCACGGATGCCAGCCTTCCAGCAGCCCCATCTCACTACCCCTCCTACTATCAGGGCGGTGATAATACTTATTCAACTGCATCAGCTCCTACCACAGCGACCTATCCAGCAGcagcaccaccaccaccaccaccagcagcaacagcagcagcatCTCATTACAATTCAAGCAGCAGAAATGGCACTGTTTCTGAGCCCGTGCCAACCTCTGTACAAAGGTACCAATATGACAGCAATTACCAGCCAACCCCTGAGAAAATTGCCGAGGCACACAAGGCTGCAAGGTTTGCAGTTGGGGCATTGGCATTTGACGATGTATCTATAGCCGTCGACTACCTTAAGAAATCACTTGAACTACTGACAAATCCATCAGCAGGTCAGTGA
- the LOC127792074 gene encoding protein HOMOLOG OF MAMMALIAN LYST-INTERACTING PROTEIN 5 isoform X1: MANDNEPAKLLLPYLQRADELQKHEPLVAYYCRLYAMERGLNIPQSDRTKTTNALLVSLMNQLEKDKKSLKLGPDDHLHLEGFALNVFAKADKQDRAGRADLNTAKTFYAASVFFEILNQFGELQPDLEQKQKYAAWKAADIRKAVKEGRKPVPGPPGGDNDFSASSRTYSGEYEDLEPSRNDPPVKPAAAQEPDPSPHYYNEVNPKHAADIPPSPQFYNEVNPKHAADIPPSPQFYNEVNPKHAADIPPSPQFYNEVNPKHAADIPPSPSQNPSPPSYPTASYPSHDLHPPSSTNRSETSTYSQPYHHQTYPQEGPYPQESQKHFPQNYSSHEVSPYSYPNFQSYPSFTDASLPAAPSHYPSYYQGGDNTYSTASAPTTATYPAAAPPPPPPAATAAASHYNSSSRNGTVSEPVPTSVQRYQYDSNYQPTPEKIAEAHKAARFAVGALAFDDVSIAVDYLKKSLELLTNPSAGQ; the protein is encoded by the exons ATGGCGAACGACAATGAACCAGCgaagcttcttcttccataCCTCCAGCGAGCCGATGAATTGCAGAAACACGAACCGCTAGTCGCCTATTACT GCCGATTGTACGCGATGGAGCGGGGCTTGAATATTCCTCAGAGCGACCGCACTAAAACCACCAATGCGCTCCTTGTTTCCCTCATGAATCAACTTGAAAAG GACAAGAAGTCACTGAAATTAGGTCCTGATGACCATTTGCACCTGGAGGGATTTGCCTTAAATGTCTTTGCTAAGGCAGACAAGCAAGATAGGGCTGGGCGAGCAGATTT GAATACAGCAAAGACATTTTATGCAGCAAGCGTCTTTTTTGAAATTCTTAATCAGTTTGGTGAACTTCAGCCTGAT CTTGAGCAGAAGCAGAAGTATGCAGCATGGAAAGCAGCGGATATAAGAAAAGCTgtgaaagaaggaaggaaacctGTACCAGGTCCCCCTGGTGGTGATAACGATTTTTCAGCATCATCAAGGACATATAGTGGTGAATAT GAGGATCTTGAACCAAGTAGAAATGATCCACCTGTAAAACCTGCTGCTGCACAGGAGCCAGATCCATCACCTCATTACTATAATGAAGTAAACCCCAAGCATGCTGCAGATATTCCACCATCGCCTCAGTTTTATAACGAAGTTAACCCCAAGCATGCTGCAGATATTCCACCATCGCCTCAGTTCTATAACGAAGTTAACCCCAAGCATGCTGCAGATATCCCACCATCGCCTCAGTTCTATAACGAAGTTAACCCCAAGCATGCTGCAGATATCCCACCATCCCCTTCGCAAAATCCATCACCACCTTCTTATCCCACTGCAAGTTATCCTTCTCATGATTTGCATCCACCTTCTTCGACCAACCGATCAGAAACTTCTACTTACTCTCAGCCATATCATCATCAAACCTACCCTCAAGAAGGGCCCTATCCTCAAGAATCACAAAAACATTTTCCGCAAAATTATTCTTCTCATGAAGTTTCCCCCTATTCATATCCCAATTTTCAATCTTATCCTAGTTTCACGGATGCCAGCCTTCCAGCAGCCCCATCTCACTACCCCTCCTACTATCAGGGCGGTGATAATACTTATTCAACTGCATCAGCTCCTACCACAGCGACCTATCCAGCAGcagcaccaccaccaccaccaccagcagcaacagcagcagcatCTCATTACAATTCAAGCAGCAGAAATGGCACTGTTTCTGAGCCCGTGCCAACCTCTGTACAAAGGTACCAATATGACAGCAATTACCAGCCAACCCCTGAGAAAATTGCCGAGGCACACAAGGCTGCAAGGTTTGCAGTTGGGGCATTGGCATTTGACGATGTATCTATAGCCGTCGACTACCTTAAGAAATCACTTGAACTACTGACAAATCCATCAGCAGGTCAGTGA
- the LOC127791509 gene encoding indole-3-acetate O-methyltransferase 1 has product MYSSSATELQKSLSLGSISIGQRRNMIPAGDNVVVSTMKLEKLLSMKGGQGEASYANNSQAQAKHARCTLHLLKETLDRVQLESPEVPFVVADLGCSSGTNTIYIVDVIVKHVIKRYEAVGCEPPEFSAFFSDLPSNDFNTLFQLLPPLASNGGSMEECLAAPNGHRSYFAAGVPGSFYRRLFPSRSVDVFYSAFSLHWLSQVPEAVIDKRSPAYNKERVFIHGATEATANAYRKQFQADLAAFLRSRSEEMKRGGSMFLVCLGRTSVDPTDQDGAGLLFGTHFQDAWDDLVQEGLITSEKRDNFNIPVYAPSLQDFKEVVEANGSFAINRLEVLRGGSPLVVDSPDDAAEVGRALANSCRTVSGVLVDAHIGDRLGEELFSRVQTRASRHAKELLEQLQFFHIVASLSFA; this is encoded by the exons ATGTATAGCTCTTCGGCAACAGAATTACAGAAATCGCTTTCTCTAGGTTCCATTTCTATCGGCCAACGGAGGAATATGATTCCCGCCGGCGACAACGTCGTTGTGTCTACGATGAAGCTCGAGAAGTTGCTTAGCATGAAAGGAGGCCAAGGAGAGGCCAGCTACGCCAACAACTCTCAAGCTCAG GCGAAGCATGCTCGGTGTACGCTTCATCTTCTGAAAGAGACGCTGGACAGAGTGCAACTGGAGTCGCCGGAAGTCCCGTTCGTGGTGGCGGACTTGGGATGCTCCTCCGGCACGAACACCATATACATCGTTGATGTGATCGTCAAGCACGTGATCAAGCGGTACGAGGCCGTGGGGTGTGAGCCGCCGGAGTTTTCGGCTTTCTTCTCCGACCTGCCGTCGAATGACTTCAACACTCTCTTCCAACTCCTGCCGCCCTTGGCCAGCAATGGCGGCAGCATGGAGGAGTGCCTGGCGGCGCCCAACGGCCACCGCTCCTACTTCGCCGCCGGAGTCCCTGGATCCTTCTACCGGCGCCTCTTTCCGTCCAGATCTGTTGACGTCTTCTACTCCGCATTTTCCTTGCACTGGCTCTCTCAG GTGCCTGAAGCGGTGATAGACAAGAGATCGCCAGCCTACAACAAGGAGAGGGTATTCATCCACGGGGCGACGGAGGCGACGGCGAACGCTTACCGGAAACAATTCCAGGCGGACCTGGCGGCGTTTCTGAGATCAAGATCCGAGGAGATGAAGCGGGGGGGTTCAATGTTCTTGGTCTGCCTGGGCCGGACGTCCGTGGACCCCACTGACCAAGATGGGGCCGGGCTCCTCTTCGGGACCCACTTTCAGGATGCCTGGGATGATCTTGTCCAAGAG GGGCTTATTACAAGCGAGAAGCGCGACAACTTCAACATTCCAGTGTACGCCCCGAGCCTGCAGGACTTCAAAGAGGTGGTGGAGGCGAACGGCTCCTTCGCCATCAACAGGCTGGAGGTGCTCAGAGGGGGAAGCCCTCTGGTGGTGGACTCCCCAGACGACGCCGCCGAAGTCGGCCGAGCCCTAGCCAACAGCTGCCGGACGGTTAGCGGCGTCCTCGTCGACGCCCACATCGGCGACCGCCTCGGCGAGGAGCTCTTTTCGCGTGTCCAGACCCGCGCTAGCCGCCATGCCAAGGAGCTGCTGGAGCAGCTCCAGTTCTTTCACATTGTCGCCTCCCTTTCGTTTGCTTAA